One Desulfobacterales bacterium genomic region harbors:
- a CDS encoding APC family permease, whose amino-acid sequence MTERNEIAGIACTPANKGTKVIYKTGELERSIDWKQGLAISMGVPLMILPSIGYFAGYLSSFAIIVWGLSVFQGFMQNIAYGELATTFPAASGMPGFAQNVFKSPSHEGKYDKGKLIGGFSAWSYWFAWNPVLAIFSILVSFYLHSLFPSLADSFSQYQLSLAAGIVIFGGVILVNYRGLSSGALAGYILAVFSLVPMAIITLAPYVTGDFVMANITGTWLPTDWAWDFSHILILLGIFAMAQWSACAWETAAIYGPEYKNPGSDVPKALFSCGAICMVAFTLVQMTVTGVLGIDGIAAAPIDPMLPVAHAALGDAGSTIAVVMLIAAMILIIQTAYLGSSRTLHSMATEGNFPEIFKKTNAHGTPVLAMVVTGIFNLILISMGTPTAILAASAIGYVCANGISLFAYVRAKSSPHLVGLDRPFKAPSGWKNITLLFGLFNLPLCLVGVIYLNSVEGIWFSTVVGICVLGLYIPIWFYSQHEAYVDKAICRKPDTQDNTKKGA is encoded by the coding sequence ATGACTGAACGAAATGAAATCGCCGGTATCGCATGTACCCCTGCGAATAAAGGCACTAAAGTTATTTATAAAACCGGTGAGCTCGAACGATCGATCGATTGGAAACAGGGATTGGCTATTTCTATGGGCGTACCTTTAATGATTTTGCCGTCTATTGGGTATTTTGCTGGTTATCTATCGTCATTTGCTATTATTGTATGGGGCCTGTCTGTTTTTCAGGGATTTATGCAGAACATCGCTTATGGTGAACTGGCAACAACTTTTCCTGCTGCATCCGGTATGCCCGGATTCGCCCAGAATGTTTTCAAATCACCCAGCCATGAAGGAAAATATGACAAAGGTAAACTGATCGGCGGATTCAGTGCCTGGAGTTACTGGTTCGCGTGGAATCCTGTACTTGCTATCTTCTCAATTCTTGTGAGTTTCTATCTCCACAGCCTGTTCCCCTCATTGGCGGATTCTTTCAGCCAGTATCAGCTCTCATTAGCAGCAGGCATTGTGATATTCGGAGGCGTGATACTTGTAAACTATCGTGGTCTTTCAAGTGGTGCTCTTGCAGGTTACATTCTTGCAGTTTTCTCTCTTGTTCCAATGGCAATCATTACACTGGCACCTTATGTGACCGGCGATTTTGTAATGGCTAATATCACCGGCACATGGCTGCCCACTGACTGGGCATGGGATTTCTCGCATATCCTTATCCTGCTCGGAATTTTTGCAATGGCTCAGTGGAGTGCCTGTGCATGGGAAACTGCCGCTATCTATGGTCCGGAATATAAGAACCCCGGTTCTGATGTGCCAAAGGCCTTATTTTCCTGTGGTGCGATCTGTATGGTAGCTTTCACCCTTGTACAAATGACAGTTACAGGTGTTCTCGGTATTGATGGTATTGCCGCTGCACCCATTGACCCAATGCTTCCGGTTGCACATGCAGCGCTTGGTGATGCCGGTTCAACGATTGCTGTTGTCATGCTCATTGCGGCAATGATATTGATCATCCAGACCGCATACCTGGGTTCTTCAAGGACATTGCACTCAATGGCAACTGAAGGAAATTTTCCTGAAATTTTCAAAAAAACAAATGCACATGGTACGCCTGTTCTTGCAATGGTTGTTACCGGCATCTTCAACCTGATCCTGATTTCGATGGGTACGCCAACAGCTATTCTTGCCGCATCAGCAATTGGATATGTTTGTGCTAACGGCATCAGTCTCTTCGCATACGTAAGGGCAAAATCAAGCCCGCATCTTGTCGGTCTTGACAGGCCATTCAAGGCACCGTCCGGATGGAAGAACATTACATTACTGTTTGGCCTTTTCAACCTGCCACTCTGCCTGGTCGGTGTGATCTATCTTAATAGTGTCGAAGGAATTTGGTTCTCAACGGTTGTTGGGATTTGTGTCCTTGGTCTCTATATCCCAATTTGGTTCTACTCACAACACGAGGCCTATGTTGATAAGGCCATTTGCCGTAAGCCTGATACGCAAGATAATACAAAAAAAGGGGCTTGA
- a CDS encoding MFS transporter encodes MIDSKRLSLGVILTSATLTIMAGSIIAPVLNVMRDGLGVDPSSVGLIITTHGLFMALFSPLMGSVIDRKGARWPFIFSLIGYGLAGGSGLLINSYWVLLVSRACLGIALAGIFAAINVLILSMYEGGDRDRAMGWRGSAQSFGGVIWPLIGGALGGFSWHFPFAVYMLAIPIGLFAMRVVPEQVTHHLTGPSFDNGTTVFKLFRQNPILLMIIYGLMFFANVLLYVIIIFLPQLLETCGISSTFRIGMFLTAMTGAAGVTAFIYGKIRSRFSYPAIVLTAVAIWSVAFAIISRASDSRIIAVSIALFGVSQGLILPTIMVWIGDVVPSSFRGRFSSYLGTFGFIGQFLSPILFAPILIMMGLKGVFMVGAGIGVAWFFLCLFGLRHVNSD; translated from the coding sequence ATGATCGATTCTAAAAGGCTCTCTCTGGGTGTGATCCTCACTTCGGCTACCCTCACCATCATGGCCGGCAGCATCATCGCGCCGGTTCTCAATGTGATGAGGGATGGTTTGGGGGTTGACCCCTCGTCGGTTGGGTTAATCATAACCACCCATGGGCTGTTCATGGCCCTTTTCAGCCCCCTGATGGGAAGCGTTATTGATCGGAAAGGGGCCAGATGGCCGTTTATCTTTTCACTTATCGGCTATGGGCTTGCCGGCGGGTCCGGCCTGCTGATCAATTCCTACTGGGTGCTTCTGGTGAGCAGGGCCTGTCTCGGGATTGCCCTTGCCGGTATATTCGCTGCCATCAATGTGCTGATCCTGAGCATGTACGAAGGCGGTGACCGTGACAGGGCCATGGGCTGGCGAGGAAGCGCCCAGAGTTTTGGCGGAGTCATCTGGCCGCTGATCGGAGGTGCTCTTGGCGGCTTTTCATGGCATTTCCCCTTTGCCGTTTACATGCTGGCCATACCCATTGGGCTGTTTGCCATGAGAGTTGTTCCGGAACAGGTAACCCATCACCTGACTGGGCCATCATTCGATAACGGCACAACGGTGTTCAAGTTATTCCGGCAAAATCCAATCCTTCTGATGATCATTTACGGCCTTATGTTTTTTGCCAATGTACTTCTCTATGTTATTATCATCTTTTTGCCCCAACTGCTGGAAACCTGTGGTATCTCAAGCACATTTAGGATCGGCATGTTTCTCACAGCCATGACGGGTGCTGCAGGGGTGACCGCCTTTATCTACGGAAAGATACGGTCCCGATTTTCATATCCGGCGATCGTTCTGACCGCGGTCGCAATTTGGTCGGTGGCGTTCGCTATCATATCCCGGGCCTCCGATAGCCGTATCATCGCGGTGTCGATTGCCCTGTTCGGCGTCAGCCAGGGACTTATTCTGCCGACGATAATGGTGTGGATCGGAGACGTTGTCCCGTCGTCCTTTCGGGGAAGATTCAGCTCTTATCTGGGAACCTTCGGTTTTATCGGCCAGTTCCTGTCACCGATTCTTTTTGCTCCGATATTGATTATGATGGGTCTTAAGGGGGTATTTATGGTTGGTGCCGGAATCGGTGTTGCCTGGTTTTTTTTGTGTCTGTTCGGATTAAGGCATGTCAACAGCGATTAA
- a CDS encoding AAA domain-containing protein produces MSFKNKDLEAALYSGHSIFSCLQILRRFTSCPQSQYIDVLKAVRSSMNNGDVTFSWRGVERRRNESKSPSPSHPFRASDRLSKLLSSQTLAWLGLKKSDSDSQELIHSVPDWETFRKFLRYLIECVQHEAGAVAIQYDEKEGDQFVYLPRHGDWMPRFGKPFTGFVPPQSRHTGFLNRLAAMDPSTPFVLGYPVEILVLQKSHDDIPPSAIVRPVFQFKLSYDARRRCFFAIDPIPEVNLSWLNNSLRKKDQQKAFLTSCGFMDVNADAESLLGGVSQSLRHMTSTLSAMLFDQIREPLISHSVSGDSLQGMKSGIYNRAVLMLGKHGRYVKTLLSELAHIAERPEEELERTALGALFLNKCKQDDPDPRLDHASTLMDMLPLNAEQRQAVTSLQQANISVVTGPPGTGKSQVAAAAMAGMRLRGKSVLFASKNHKAVDAVMGRLQVEDGRPYVIRANSKDDPNLKITFRTMIRLLLEGSHNHQAELQCHALLEQADGLLRLRGERACIAREIENLKNCMSEHEEVAAFHSMNLSDELCRALGERYAKYPSGWVGEVERILEILLTGSRAKRIGAHARLFLLRMKKRLMCRLMGMPTLSCASRNGGLTGLADDLATLRRAELYATALQGAHEVADKLRPLPGVDVLSSEIADLSEKIQEITQRALPLDLAARGTGLPSGGERERLANLRSALGSLSSGMMGRNVEQSILDQAQRDIELLLSHFPCWAVTNLSVGSRLPLVAGMFDLAILDEASQCDMASVIPVLYRARRAGVIGDPFQLRHIAHIGMGQDALIRQRVGLSEYSLSRFSYANTSLYDLFVEANGVEPVFLSETYRSHADIADYSNELFYDNRLRVAVDPLRLSVPTGMRPGLHWTPVVAEIRSGGPSGCHCPEECNVVIQQIVVLLESGFRGSIGVVTPFRQQANRINDALYEQGISQDTMRETRLHVDTSHGFQGDERDVMFFSLCAGPDMPKGSIHFLKEQGYLFNVAVSRARAVLHVVGNRSWACSCGIKHIERLAVERTRGVPREAQGPWAPHDSPWEKVLYKALVERGLEPVVQYPIAGRRLDLALLRTGDRPLKIDIEVDGDRYHRNPDGSRKQGDIWRDYQIKSLGWRVKRFWVYQLRENLHECVDSIFEIWRDTDDIS; encoded by the coding sequence TTGTCTTTTAAAAATAAGGATTTGGAAGCCGCTTTATATAGCGGGCATTCTATATTTTCTTGCCTCCAGATTCTTAGACGGTTTACCTCCTGTCCACAAAGCCAATACATAGATGTGCTTAAGGCCGTACGGTCCTCGATGAATAACGGTGATGTGACGTTTTCCTGGCGAGGTGTAGAGCGTCGTCGTAATGAATCGAAGTCACCCTCACCATCACACCCCTTTCGTGCATCGGACAGGCTCTCAAAGTTATTGTCGTCACAGACTTTGGCTTGGCTGGGCCTAAAAAAATCTGATAGCGACTCCCAAGAATTAATTCATAGCGTGCCGGACTGGGAAACCTTCCGAAAGTTTCTTCGCTATCTAATCGAATGCGTCCAGCATGAAGCTGGTGCAGTAGCGATCCAATATGATGAAAAAGAGGGAGATCAGTTCGTCTATCTTCCCAGGCATGGGGACTGGATGCCACGTTTCGGAAAGCCGTTCACCGGGTTTGTCCCGCCTCAGTCAAGGCACACTGGTTTTCTTAACCGCTTGGCGGCTATGGACCCCAGCACGCCCTTTGTGCTCGGCTATCCCGTAGAAATACTGGTGCTCCAGAAATCCCATGATGACATTCCTCCGAGCGCAATAGTACGGCCCGTATTTCAGTTCAAGTTGTCTTATGACGCACGCCGGAGATGCTTTTTCGCCATCGACCCCATACCCGAGGTCAACCTCTCCTGGCTCAACAATAGTCTGCGGAAAAAAGATCAGCAAAAAGCCTTTCTGACGAGCTGTGGGTTCATGGATGTCAATGCAGATGCAGAGAGCCTGTTGGGAGGTGTTTCTCAATCCCTACGGCATATGACCTCAACCCTCTCGGCCATGCTTTTTGATCAGATTCGCGAGCCGCTTATTTCACATTCCGTGTCAGGTGATTCTCTGCAGGGCATGAAAAGCGGGATATACAACCGCGCAGTGCTGATGCTCGGAAAGCACGGGCGATATGTCAAAACCCTGCTCTCGGAGCTTGCCCATATTGCTGAGAGGCCGGAGGAGGAATTAGAACGTACAGCTCTGGGTGCCTTATTCTTGAATAAGTGCAAACAGGACGATCCAGATCCTCGGCTTGACCACGCCTCAACCCTTATGGATATGTTGCCTTTGAATGCAGAACAGCGCCAGGCTGTGACATCCTTGCAGCAGGCGAATATTTCCGTTGTCACTGGGCCACCGGGTACCGGTAAAAGTCAGGTTGCGGCCGCCGCCATGGCGGGCATGCGCCTGCGTGGGAAAAGCGTGTTGTTCGCCAGTAAAAACCATAAGGCTGTTGATGCAGTCATGGGCCGCCTACAGGTGGAGGATGGCCGTCCTTATGTGATCCGTGCCAACTCCAAAGATGATCCCAATCTCAAAATTACGTTTCGGACCATGATTCGTTTGCTGCTGGAGGGCAGCCATAACCATCAAGCCGAACTGCAGTGCCATGCCCTTCTGGAGCAAGCGGACGGGCTGCTTCGACTCCGTGGAGAGCGGGCTTGCATCGCCCGGGAGATAGAGAATCTAAAAAACTGCATGAGCGAACATGAGGAGGTTGCGGCATTCCATTCCATGAACTTATCTGACGAGCTTTGCCGTGCGTTAGGTGAGCGGTACGCAAAGTACCCCAGTGGCTGGGTGGGTGAAGTAGAGAGGATTCTGGAAATCTTGCTAACCGGCTCCCGCGCGAAACGGATCGGCGCTCATGCGCGGCTGTTCCTGCTGCGGATGAAGAAAAGGCTAATGTGCAGACTAATGGGCATGCCCACATTGTCATGCGCTTCCCGGAATGGTGGCCTGACCGGCTTGGCGGACGATCTTGCAACTCTACGCCGTGCGGAGCTCTATGCCACAGCTCTGCAAGGAGCGCATGAAGTGGCGGACAAGCTTCGACCTCTTCCAGGTGTGGATGTCCTTTCCAGTGAGATTGCCGACCTATCCGAAAAGATTCAGGAGATCACTCAAAGAGCTCTTCCTTTGGATTTGGCCGCGCGTGGAACCGGCCTACCTTCGGGCGGAGAGCGTGAGCGCTTGGCGAACTTGCGCTCGGCTTTGGGTTCCTTGTCCTCCGGGATGATGGGCCGCAATGTAGAGCAGTCCATCTTAGATCAGGCGCAACGGGACATCGAATTACTGCTGTCCCACTTCCCATGCTGGGCTGTTACCAACCTGTCCGTAGGCTCTCGATTGCCCTTGGTTGCGGGCATGTTTGATTTGGCCATCTTGGACGAGGCTAGTCAGTGTGACATGGCTTCCGTTATCCCCGTCCTGTATCGAGCGCGCCGGGCAGGGGTCATCGGCGATCCCTTCCAGTTACGGCACATCGCACACATAGGTATGGGGCAGGATGCGTTGATCCGTCAACGGGTAGGTCTTTCCGAATACTCTCTAAGTCGATTCTCTTACGCGAACACCTCGCTGTATGATCTTTTCGTTGAAGCTAACGGCGTTGAACCTGTGTTTCTTAGTGAGACTTACCGCAGTCATGCGGATATAGCCGATTATTCCAATGAATTATTCTATGACAACAGGCTAAGGGTCGCGGTGGACCCCCTGCGTCTAAGTGTTCCAACGGGCATGCGGCCCGGTTTGCACTGGACCCCTGTGGTGGCCGAAATCCGCAGTGGTGGCCCCAGCGGGTGCCATTGCCCGGAGGAGTGTAATGTCGTGATACAGCAGATTGTCGTACTCCTGGAAAGCGGATTCCGAGGCAGCATCGGTGTGGTCACACCTTTTAGACAGCAAGCGAATCGCATCAACGATGCTCTGTATGAGCAGGGAATTTCCCAAGACACCATGCGGGAGACACGCCTGCATGTGGACACGTCCCACGGATTCCAAGGCGATGAACGGGATGTCATGTTTTTCAGCCTTTGTGCCGGACCCGACATGCCTAAGGGTTCCATCCATTTTTTAAAGGAACAGGGATACCTTTTCAATGTCGCGGTCAGCCGGGCCCGGGCTGTCCTGCATGTGGTAGGCAATCGAAGTTGGGCCTGCTCATGTGGCATCAAGCATATCGAGCGCCTCGCGGTGGAACGCACTCGTGGTGTTCCTAGAGAGGCTCAAGGGCCTTGGGCCCCCCACGATTCCCCCTGGGAGAAGGTTCTCTATAAAGCGTTGGTAGAGCGGGGTCTGGAGCCTGTGGTGCAGTACCCCATTGCCGGACGTCGGTTGGACCTCGCCCTATTGCGTACCGGAGACAGGCCGCTGAAGATTGATATTGAAGTGGACGGGGATCGGTATCACCGTAACCCGGACGGCTCCCGCAAGCAGGGGGATATCTGGCGTGACTACCAAATTAAAAGTTTGGGCTGGCGCGTGAAACGATTCTGGGTATACCAATTGAGGGAAAATCTTCACGAATGTGTAGATTCTATTTTTGAAATATGGAGAGATACCGATGATATTTCGTAA